One genomic region from Onychostoma macrolepis isolate SWU-2019 chromosome 23, ASM1243209v1, whole genome shotgun sequence encodes:
- the tti1 gene encoding LOW QUALITY PROTEIN: TELO2-interacting protein 1 homolog (The sequence of the model RefSeq protein was modified relative to this genomic sequence to represent the inferred CDS: deleted 2 bases in 1 codon): MAEHQIEDPKIAFAYLRPSCVLLTKEPTAANVEALSGHLRSVSDGTLQQLQDYILFPLRFVLKTPGSKREGLVQVVMETLTYVLENTCVQRWDSLRDLFSELCLCLCSPKDPGKPAKTSEEVKLSVLRCLDALMHSAYGDIVFKLYEPSMLPGLGAAVSLLLALAEHEKARGVQTASLKCLLSLFQQCDCKEEHIELGRDERFMLGRTLATFLPGISRALSLVISGDVRQGHTVTVKAMRVWYKAVGLVMADEQLQKAENDVAAGDLGRAEELVVKRTPSWRKATSQRLALVLQKIISCTSAHSHWRVRLELVNLSRFLLSQCSQSVGECVGPLLEALVGAVNDEEPEVKHRCKAALDEVAQMGQTNGKQDFTDILSENLHSLVSSLPRLMRTSDDQRKLFVLNVFLGYLKILGPKVDAVLTSAVHLERISKALMQVMELDVTDVKIIEERTLTSSTDLRPVLHQIPSQRKYFLYFTDDKIFSALRKICRVLGYYGNLYLLVDRFMELYKESSVYRKQAALVLNEVVVGAAGIGVETDSSRIDCSGTNQSRTSQEDLKSSIMSIIEEYISLSNWHLPTVSEALEGKLEFTTSLVSNNPERNRLQLLPASKTPALHQLNSNIWQICIQLEGIGGFAVALGTDYRLFLMTTLYPVLEKAGDESLLVSQAAFSAMCDICNACDYSSPKELVIMNSDYLLNDVSLNLARPNIHPHAPRVLAVMFTHSDASLLPLVADVVQDVLTALDLSYDQRTPQFCSVLHSLMKALVRWFPAIMERQETPSKETQNKECVNLRQFLLDYKKQKELAEGIGIEEEDPNDLEVPPPTSDEDTDGPAEKKELPLHIQIAKDVMERCIHLLSDSSLRIQLKVLDILELCVCILCQREDELLPMVHRCWPALLHRLTNDDPLAVPRAFKVLCVLGESCGDFLRKRVSKEVLPRLTSSLMKQVEVSARSGPVYTHTLAYKLQLAVLQGLGPLCVKLDLMEADLDRVIDTCLPYLSCRQPIKLQEACLSVFRSLMDLDSDLCWFSLNELCCPVAYEPPHPHLLPVTLSGSDKPRNQFTDNVLTLLQEFDAPQEQDAT, from the exons ATGGCTGAACATCAGATCGAAGACCCAAAGATTGCATTTGCATATCTCCGCCCATCCTGTGTCCTCCTGACCAAAGAACCTACAGCCGCTAATGTAGAAGCTCTTAGCGGTCATCTCCGCAGCGTGAGCGATGGAACTCTCCAACAGCTCCAGGATTATATTCTGTTTCCTCTCAGATTTGTCCTCAAAACCCCTGGCTCCAAGCGGGAGGGACTTGTCCAGGTGGTCATGGAAACCTTGACGTATGTGCTGGAGAACACTTGCGTTCAGAGATGGGATTCTTTGCGAGATCTTTTCTCTGAGCTTTGCCTTTGTCTTTGTTCCCCAAAAGACCCGGGAAAACCCGCCAAGACCTCTGAGGAAGTAAAACTGTCCGTCCTTAGATGCCTGGATGCTCTTATGCACTCTGCCTACGGTGACATTGTTTTTAAACTCTATGAGCCAAGCATGTTGCCTGGACTTGGAGCCGCTGTTTCACTTCTTCTGGCATTAGCAGAGCATGAAAAGGCCAGAGGAGTTCAAACGGCTTCTCTGAAATGTCTCCTTTCTTTGTTTCAGCAGTGCGACTGCAAAGAGGAACACATTGAGCTAGGACGGGATGAGAGGTTTATGCTCGGACGCACCTTAGCCACTTTTTTACCTGGGATTTCTCGAGCCCTGAGTCTCGTAATAAGTGGAGATGTTAGACAAGGCCATACAGTTACAGTGAAGGCAATGAGGGTTTGGTACAAAGCAGTAGGTCTGGTAATGGCTGATGAGCAGCTTCAGAAAGCAGAAAATGATGTAGCAGCTGGTGATTTAGGAAGGGCTGAGGAGCTTGTTGTAAAGAGGACTCCATCCTGGCGCAAAGCCACATCCCAGCGCCTTGCTTTGGTCTTACAGAAGATCATTTCTTGCACTTCTGCCCACTCGCATTGGAGAGTCAGGCTTGAGCTGGTCAATCTATCCCGTTTTCTTCTTTCTCAGTGTAGCCAGTCTGTGGGTGAATGTGTCGGTCCTCTACTGGAAGCATTGGTAGGTGCTGTCAACGATGAGGAACCTGAGGTTAAGCACAGGTGCAAGGCAGCATTGGATGAAGTGGCACAAATGGGTCAAACCAATGGCAAACAGGACTTTACTGATATTCTCTCCGAAAACCTCCACAGCTTGGTGTCATCCTTACCTAGACTCATGAGAACATCTGATGACCAACGCAAGCTCTTTGTTCTTAACGTGTTCCTTGGGTACCTCAAGATTCTGGGGCCCAAAGTGGATGCGGTACTAACTTCAGCAGTACATCTGGAGCGCATCTCCAAAGCATTGATGCAGGTGATGGAGCTGGACGTAACGGATGTGAAGATCATCGAGGAGAGAACTCTAACATCTTCAACAGACTTGAGACCTGTCCTTCACCAAATCCCATCCCAGAGGAAATACTTCCTTTACTTCACAGATGACAAGATATTCTCAGCACTCAGGAAGATCTGCCGCGTGTTGGGATACTACGGAAACCTCTACCTTCTTGTTGACCGCTTCATGGAATTGTACAAGGAGTCTTCGGTTTACAGAAAGCAAGCTGCTTTGGTCCTCAACGAGGTCGTTGTTGGTGCTGCAGGCATTGGGGTAGAAACGGACAGTTCTAGGATTGATTGTTCAGGAACAAACCAGTCCAGAACAAGTCAAGAAGACTTGAAATCTTCAATCATGTCTATCATTGAGGAGTACATCAGTTTGAGTAACTGGCATCTCCCTACAGTCTCGGAAGCTTTGGAAGGGAAACTTGAGTTTACAACATCCTTGGTGTCCAATAATCCAGAACGAAACCGTTTGCAGTTGCTTCCAGCATCTAAAACTCCAGCGCTCCACCAACTCAACAGCAACATCTGGCAAATCTGCATCCAGCTGGAGGGCATCGGGGGCTTCGCCGTGGCATTAGGCACTGATTATCGTCTGTTTCTGATGACGACGCTATACCCTGTGCTGGAGAAGGCCGGGGACGAGTCACTTCTTGTCAGCCAAGCAGCTTTTAGCGCAATGTGTGACATCTGCAATGCTTGCGATTACAGTTCACCCAAAGAGCTTGTCATCATGAACTCTGACTACCTTCTCAATGACGTTTCTCTAAACCTAGCCAGACCCAACATTCACCCTCATGCTCCG AGGGTGCTTGCGGTCATGTTCACTCACTCGGATGCCAGTCTGCTGCCTCTAGTGGCCGATGTGGTGCAGGACGTGTTAACAGCACTTGATCTCAGCTATGACCAGAGAACGCCACAGTTCTGTAGTGTGCTACACTCACTCATGAAAGCACTCG TGAGATGGTTTCCCGCTATTATGGAACGCCAGGAGACACCCAGCAAAGAGACCCAGAATAAAGAGTGTGTGAACCTGAGGCAGTTTCTCCTGGACTATAAGAAGCAGAAGGAGCTTGCAGAAGGCATTGGAATAGAGGAGGAAGATCCTAATGATTTAG AAGTTCCTCCACCAACTTCTGATGAGGACACAGATGGTCCTGCGGAGAAAAAGGAGCTTCCTCTTCATATCCAGATTGCGAAAGACGTGATGGAGCGATGCATCCACCTGCTCTCTGACTCCAGCCTGAGAATCCAGCTCAAG GTGTTGGACATCTtggagttgtgtgtgtgtattttatgtcAGCGAGAGGACGAGCTGCTTCCCATGGTGCACCGGTGCTGGCCTGCTCTCCTCCACCGTCTCACCAACGATGACCCTCTCGCTGTACCGCGAGCATTCAAG GTGTTGTGTGTTCTGGGCGAGTCGTGTGGAGACTTCCTGAGGAAACGTGTGTCTAAAGAGGTTCTGCCCCGTCTCACCTCGTCTCTGATGAAGCAGGTGGAGGTCAGCGCTCGCTCCGGACccgtctacacacacacactggcttACAAACTCCAGCTCGCTGTGCTGCAGGGCCTCGGCCCTCTGTGTGTGAAACTGGACCTGA TGGAGGCGGATCTGGATCGGGTGATTGACACCTGTCTTCCGTACCTGAGCTGCCGACAGCCAATCAAACTGCAGGAGGCGTGTCTCAG TGTGTTCCGCTCGCTGATGGATCTGGACTCCGATCTGTGCTGGTTCAGTCTGAATGAGCTGTGCTGTCCCGTCGCGTACGAGCCGCCTCATCCTCATCTGCTGCCCGTGACGCTGAGCGGATCAGACAAGCCCAGAAACCAATTCACAGACAACGTCCTCACATTACTGCAGGAGTTTGATGCCCCGCAGGAACAGGATGCCACATAA